The following coding sequences lie in one Thermomicrobiales bacterium genomic window:
- a CDS encoding class I SAM-dependent methyltransferase, whose amino-acid sequence MSARFYKTAYRFGFTPWERLETLPAAQQALAMLDRVERERQPPHGAALDIGSGTGVWSVQLAQRGWQVTGIELVARGVKAAQRRAAEVGVEARFIQGDITKSSTEDLGLGRGYRLILDFGTIHGLDADARVAAAQLIDAVAAPNATILMYALSPRSRGMLPDGMDRREIETLYPAWTVVEELAFDTAGLPDSARRDDPHWFRLDRRG is encoded by the coding sequence GTGAGCGCGCGCTTCTACAAGACCGCATATCGCTTCGGTTTCACCCCCTGGGAGCGACTCGAAACGCTGCCGGCGGCGCAGCAGGCGCTTGCCATGCTGGATCGTGTCGAGCGCGAGCGGCAGCCTCCCCACGGCGCGGCGCTGGATATCGGCAGCGGCACCGGCGTCTGGTCTGTGCAGCTGGCGCAGCGAGGCTGGCAGGTGACCGGGATCGAGCTTGTCGCACGCGGCGTGAAGGCGGCACAGCGTCGGGCGGCTGAGGTCGGTGTCGAGGCGCGCTTCATACAAGGCGACATAACCAAGTCATCAACCGAAGATCTCGGTCTTGGTCGTGGATATCGACTGATCCTCGATTTCGGGACAATCCACGGTCTTGACGCCGATGCGCGCGTTGCCGCTGCTCAGCTGATCGATGCCGTTGCTGCGCCCAACGCGACGATCCTGATGTACGCACTGTCGCCGCGCAGCCGTGGGATGTTGCCGGATGGCATGGATCGCCGTGAGATCGAGACGCTCTACCCAGCCTGGACGGTGGTAGAGGAGTTGGCGTTCGATACTGCCGGTTTGCCGGACTCGGCTCGCCGCGATGATCCGCACTGGTTCCGGCTCGATCGGCGGGGTTGA